In the genome of Candidatus Zixiibacteriota bacterium, one region contains:
- a CDS encoding metal-sulfur cluster assembly factor, with amino-acid sequence MTLPTKEQIMDALKPIQDPEMRIGVVDLGLIYDVMIEPDGKVQVKMTLTTPACPYGEMLVTEVHKAVETMDGVTDMKVVLVWDPPWEPETMASDHAKDILGIW; translated from the coding sequence ATGACCCTGCCCACCAAAGAACAAATTATGGATGCCCTGAAACCGATTCAGGACCCGGAGATGCGCATAGGCGTTGTTGACCTTGGATTGATCTATGACGTCATGATTGAGCCGGATGGTAAGGTACAGGTGAAGATGACCCTCACGACCCCCGCCTGCCCATACGGTGAAATGCTGGTAACGGAAGTTCATAAGGCGGTCGAGACGATGGATGGCGTCACCGATATGAAAGTCGTGCTCGTTTGGGATCCCCCATGGGAGCCGGAGACAATGGCCTCCGACCACGCCAAGGACATCCTCGGCATCTGGTAA
- the gltX gene encoding glutamate--tRNA ligase: MSDTPVRVRIAPSPTGYLHVGVGRTAVFNWLLARHTGGTYVIRIEDTDQKRNRPELIQPILDALKWMGLESDEPEVRQSTRTDIHKEYTKKILESGHGYRCFCSPEELKAAREKARKEKGIQKYDRRCLHLSDDEIKSRVDAGDKFAIRIKVPDGESNFSDLICGDLTRNNEEIEDFIIARSDGSATYQLAVVVDDHDMGITHVIRGNDHITNTYKQIMIYHALGFDIPAFGHIPMILRPDKRKVSKRLGDKDVNEYSSEGILPEALFNYLCTLGWSSKRDNEILSIDELVEIFTTDNFSAANSIFDEEKLLAFNKEHIKRKSDHELATMVAPMLVEAGLTSKYWLETRWDYLRSIMTALRERAHRMGDFITMSGYFFSADFTYDDKAAKKHFKPEAADRLEELADRLEQLPEFSLENVEKVLTELADEREVGRAKYIHPTRLAVSGTPAGPGLFDLLVILSKPVVLERMRKAAEHIRTLSN, encoded by the coding sequence ATGTCTGACACACCTGTAAGAGTTCGCATTGCCCCCTCCCCAACCGGCTACCTTCACGTCGGCGTCGGTCGCACGGCTGTTTTCAATTGGCTACTGGCCCGTCATACGGGCGGCACATATGTCATACGGATCGAAGACACCGACCAGAAACGCAACCGCCCGGAGCTGATCCAGCCTATTCTGGATGCTCTCAAGTGGATGGGGTTGGAGTCGGATGAACCCGAAGTGCGCCAATCAACACGCACTGATATACACAAGGAATACACAAAAAAGATTCTCGAATCCGGGCATGGCTATCGTTGTTTCTGTAGCCCTGAAGAACTCAAGGCGGCGAGAGAGAAAGCTCGGAAAGAAAAAGGTATCCAGAAATACGACAGGCGCTGCCTGCATCTTTCCGATGACGAAATTAAGAGTCGTGTGGATGCTGGCGATAAATTCGCAATTCGGATCAAAGTGCCCGACGGAGAGTCCAACTTCTCTGACTTGATCTGCGGCGATCTGACTCGTAACAACGAGGAGATTGAGGATTTCATTATCGCCCGCTCCGATGGCAGCGCCACTTACCAGTTGGCTGTGGTCGTGGATGATCACGACATGGGGATAACCCATGTGATTCGTGGCAACGACCACATCACCAATACGTACAAGCAAATCATGATCTACCACGCGCTTGGGTTTGATATTCCTGCCTTTGGTCATATTCCGATGATTCTCCGTCCCGACAAGCGTAAAGTCTCCAAACGGCTCGGCGACAAAGACGTGAACGAGTACTCCAGTGAGGGCATTCTACCCGAGGCGTTGTTCAACTATCTGTGTACGCTGGGTTGGTCCTCGAAACGGGATAACGAGATACTAAGCATTGATGAACTGGTCGAGATTTTCACAACCGATAATTTCAGTGCCGCGAATTCTATCTTTGATGAAGAGAAGCTCCTTGCGTTTAACAAGGAACACATCAAACGAAAAAGCGATCACGAGCTGGCCACAATGGTCGCTCCCATGCTGGTCGAGGCTGGCCTTACGTCAAAATACTGGCTGGAGACTCGCTGGGACTACCTTCGGTCTATCATGACAGCACTCAGGGAACGTGCGCATCGGATGGGTGATTTCATCACGATGAGCGGTTATTTCTTCTCGGCCGACTTCACCTACGACGATAAGGCAGCCAAGAAACATTTCAAGCCTGAGGCTGCGGATCGGCTTGAGGAATTAGCTGATCGTCTTGAGCAATTACCGGAGTTCTCACTAGAAAATGTCGAAAAGGTCCTGACTGAGTTGGCCGATGAACGAGAAGTCGGCCGCGCTAAATATATCCACCCTACCCGCCTGGCCGTCTCGGGAACTCCAGCTGGTCCGGGATTGTTTGACTTACTAGTGATTTTATCCAAACCGGTAGTACTGGAGAGAATGCGGAAAGCGGCAGAGCATATTCGCACCCTGAGTAATTAG
- a CDS encoding SUF system NifU family Fe-S cluster assembly protein — protein sequence MSAALDDMYRDIIMDHYRAPRGRHELPMADFSSNGHNPSCGDELKLQVKLEDGIVKDIYLDCKGCAISVASGSMLAEAVKGKSVADAKRIAEVVKKMLKGEDFELPDDLEDLDALQGVRKFPVRIKCALLAWVTFMEGLDVYESGETGSSVTTEIDK from the coding sequence ATGAGTGCTGCTCTCGACGACATGTATCGTGACATCATCATGGATCATTACCGCGCTCCGCGCGGGCGGCATGAATTACCCATGGCGGATTTTTCTTCCAACGGACACAACCCCTCCTGCGGTGATGAACTGAAACTACAAGTCAAGCTCGAAGATGGCATCGTGAAGGATATCTATCTCGACTGTAAGGGCTGTGCTATCTCCGTTGCTTCGGGTTCGATGCTGGCCGAAGCAGTTAAAGGCAAGTCCGTTGCTGATGCCAAGCGTATTGCCGAGGTTGTTAAGAAGATGCTCAAAGGTGAGGATTTCGAATTACCGGATGACCTGGAGGATCTTGATGCGCTACAGGGAGTGAGAAAATTTCCGGTACGAATCAAATGCGCTCTGTTAGCGTGGGTAACGTTCATGGAAGGCCTCGACGTCTACGAAAGCGGGGAAACCGGAAGTAGTGTAACAACGGAAATAGATAAATAG
- a CDS encoding cysteine desulfurase, with protein sequence MEEKVQSVTRPVQSRLTPVDIERIRADFPILDQVIDGNRLIYLDNAATTQKPRVVINAILEYYRKYNANIHRGLHYLAERATEMYEHTREHSAHFIGGVDPREVIFTRGTTEAINLVAYTWGEQNIGEGDEIVITEMEHHANLVPWVQLAKRKKAIVRRIPITFCGHLDLSNIDEIINPRTKLLAISHMSNVLGTINPMAELAAKAHKHGAVVLGDGAQAAPHMAIDVKELGVDFYAFSSHKMLGPTGVGILYGRQELLEAMPPFNMGGEMIREVTFEDSSWADLPHKFEGGTPNIADVVAFDAALHYLEEIGMDRLRQHEMDMTQYTLDQLSAIPGLEIQGPQEVELRGGAVSFTDNDLHPHDISTYLDSKGIAIRAGHHCAQPLMRVLGKIATARASIYVYNSEADIDALVTALKGMRRYFGL encoded by the coding sequence ATGGAAGAAAAGGTTCAAAGTGTGACAAGGCCGGTTCAATCCCGGCTAACCCCGGTAGATATTGAACGCATTAGAGCGGATTTTCCGATTCTGGATCAGGTTATTGATGGCAACCGTCTGATCTATCTGGATAACGCTGCCACGACCCAGAAACCGCGTGTTGTGATTAACGCTATCCTTGAGTATTACCGCAAGTACAACGCTAATATCCATCGGGGACTACACTACCTTGCCGAACGAGCCACCGAGATGTATGAACACACTCGCGAACACTCCGCCCATTTTATTGGAGGTGTCGATCCACGCGAGGTTATCTTTACACGCGGTACGACCGAAGCAATCAATCTCGTGGCATACACCTGGGGTGAGCAGAACATCGGAGAAGGTGACGAGATCGTGATTACCGAAATGGAACATCATGCCAATCTGGTTCCCTGGGTGCAACTGGCCAAGCGCAAAAAAGCCATTGTGAGACGAATCCCGATTACTTTCTGCGGCCATCTAGATTTGAGCAATATAGACGAGATCATCAATCCCCGGACGAAATTGCTGGCGATCAGCCACATGTCCAACGTTCTGGGGACGATCAATCCGATGGCCGAACTCGCGGCCAAGGCTCACAAACATGGCGCAGTAGTATTGGGCGACGGAGCACAGGCAGCACCGCACATGGCGATAGATGTCAAGGAACTGGGTGTTGATTTCTACGCTTTCTCTTCGCACAAGATGCTTGGTCCGACCGGCGTCGGGATTCTGTACGGTCGCCAAGAATTGCTGGAAGCGATGCCACCGTTCAATATGGGCGGAGAGATGATTAGGGAGGTAACTTTCGAGGACTCATCCTGGGCCGATCTTCCCCATAAGTTCGAGGGTGGTACACCGAACATCGCCGACGTTGTAGCATTTGATGCCGCTCTGCACTACCTCGAAGAAATCGGTATGGATCGCTTGCGACAACATGAGATGGACATGACGCAATATACCCTTGACCAACTGTCGGCAATTCCCGGTCTTGAAATCCAGGGGCCACAGGAAGTGGAGTTGCGAGGCGGAGCGGTTTCGTTTACCGACAATGACCTCCATCCCCACGATATCAGTACCTATCTTGACTCCAAAGGGATCGCGATCCGGGCTGGTCATCATTGCGCCCAACCGCTGATGCGGGTGCTTGGCAAGATCGCTACTGCCCGAGCTTCGATCTATGTATATAACAGTGAGGCTGACATTGATGCTTTGGTCACAGCCCTAAAAGGTATGAGGAGGTACTTCGGCTTATGA
- a CDS encoding Rrf2 family transcriptional regulator: MRITSLEEYGLRCMLAIARTGPNGQLSISEIAASEGLSVPYASKLMSVLRKAGLVTAVRGRGGGFGISRALEEITLLDVLTALGGPLIDPDHCTKFTGQRDECVHVESCSVHGVLDSLASLIATTLGQTTLASMIKQDSSCCADETTISVESLAKGTD; the protein is encoded by the coding sequence ATGAGAATTACATCGCTTGAGGAATACGGACTGAGATGTATGCTGGCAATCGCCCGCACCGGTCCCAACGGACAGCTTTCCATTTCGGAAATAGCTGCCTCGGAAGGGCTATCGGTCCCTTACGCCTCCAAGCTGATGTCGGTGTTGCGCAAGGCCGGTTTGGTCACAGCTGTCCGCGGGCGAGGCGGGGGATTTGGTATCAGTCGTGCCCTTGAGGAGATAACACTACTGGATGTCCTGACCGCTTTGGGTGGTCCGCTGATTGATCCTGACCACTGCACCAAATTCACAGGTCAACGGGACGAATGTGTTCACGTCGAGTCGTGCTCGGTGCATGGTGTTCTGGATAGTCTGGCCAGCTTGATTGCGACAACTCTAGGCCAGACAACTCTGGCGAGTATGATCAAGCAAGATTCAAGTTGCTGTGCGGACGAGACTACGATTTCGGTTGAATCATTGGCAAAAGGAACTGATTAG
- the sufC gene encoding Fe-S cluster assembly ATPase SufC — protein MSKTLFKFSNVHVEVADKEVVRGVSLEVKPGEVHAIMGPNGSGKSSLSNALMGHPAYKITKGEVHLNGQNLLEMSADQRSRAGLFLAFQYPLAIPGVTVANFMRAAVQAHRGKDADMTDFRKLFTAHMKELHVDRSFATRYLNDGFSGGEKKRIEILQLSMLQPKMALLDETDSGLDIDALKLVSEGINRYHNENNAILMVTHYQRLLNYVKPHRVHVMYDGQLVISGGPELALKLEDRGYEWIEEQVREGSEA, from the coding sequence ATGTCAAAAACGCTTTTCAAGTTTAGCAATGTCCATGTCGAGGTAGCGGACAAAGAAGTTGTTCGCGGCGTATCGCTTGAGGTCAAACCCGGCGAAGTCCACGCCATAATGGGACCCAACGGTTCCGGTAAATCCTCGTTGTCTAACGCCCTGATGGGCCACCCCGCTTACAAGATAACCAAAGGGGAAGTTCATCTTAACGGTCAGAACCTTTTGGAAATGTCAGCCGACCAGCGCTCACGCGCCGGGTTGTTCCTGGCTTTCCAATATCCACTTGCTATTCCCGGAGTGACGGTGGCTAATTTTATGCGGGCCGCAGTGCAGGCTCATCGTGGCAAGGATGCTGACATGACGGATTTTCGCAAGCTGTTCACAGCGCATATGAAAGAGCTGCATGTAGACCGATCTTTCGCTACCCGATACCTTAATGACGGTTTCTCCGGCGGTGAGAAAAAACGGATCGAAATATTACAGTTATCAATGCTACAACCGAAGATGGCCCTTCTTGATGAAACCGATTCCGGACTGGATATCGACGCCCTCAAACTCGTTTCCGAGGGGATTAACCGCTACCACAATGAGAACAACGCAATCCTCATGGTGACCCATTATCAACGACTGCTGAACTATGTCAAGCCGCATCGTGTTCATGTGATGTATGACGGGCAACTGGTCATTTCTGGCGGACCCGAACTGGCCCTCAAGCTGGAGGATCGAGGATATGAATGGATCGAAGAGCAGGTCCGGGAAGGATCCGAGGCTTAG
- the sufB gene encoding Fe-S cluster assembly protein SufB, translated as MSDVNRQRNKDLSGLGDDYAVRYGFRDPVDYFHKGARGINHEVVEMISRMKKEPDWMRKQRHEALDIFLSKPIPNWGNTKLLGEIDFDNIYYFMKPIEEQQHSWDDVPDYIKNTFDKLGIPEAEKKFLGGVSAQYESEVVYHSMREDLKEQGVIFLDMDSALREHPDIVEKYFGSVIPATDNKFAALNSSVWSGGSFIYIPPGVEVAAPLQAYFRINAENMGQFERTLIIADKGSRVHYIEGCTAPIYSTDSLHSAVVELVALEGSYIRYTTIQNWSRNIYNLVTKRASAFKDATIEWVDGNIGSRLTMKYPCIQLLGEGAKGEMLTVAFAGVDQHQDTGGKMIHAAPNTSSRITSKSISKDNGRSSYRGLIKVHKNATDVKVSVECDALLIGEEARSDTYPTMEIDQDQIRVEHEARVSKVAEEQLFYLTSRGLSEDEARLLIVNGFMEPFTKELPLEYAVELNRLIELEMEGSVG; from the coding sequence ATGTCCGATGTAAACCGTCAGAGAAACAAAGACCTGTCGGGCCTGGGAGATGACTATGCGGTCCGTTATGGCTTTCGCGATCCGGTAGACTATTTTCACAAGGGTGCCAGAGGCATCAATCACGAAGTGGTAGAGATGATCTCCCGGATGAAAAAGGAACCGGACTGGATGCGAAAGCAGCGACATGAGGCGCTGGATATTTTCCTGTCTAAACCAATCCCGAACTGGGGCAACACTAAGTTGCTCGGAGAGATTGATTTCGACAACATCTACTACTTCATGAAGCCTATTGAAGAACAACAGCACAGTTGGGATGATGTCCCGGACTATATCAAGAACACTTTTGACAAGCTTGGGATTCCCGAAGCCGAGAAGAAATTCCTCGGAGGAGTTTCAGCCCAATATGAATCGGAAGTTGTCTACCACTCAATGCGCGAAGATCTCAAAGAGCAAGGTGTTATATTCCTCGATATGGATTCCGCTTTGAGGGAACACCCTGATATCGTGGAGAAGTACTTTGGGTCTGTAATTCCCGCGACCGACAACAAGTTTGCCGCGCTCAATTCGTCGGTCTGGTCGGGTGGCTCGTTTATCTACATTCCCCCCGGAGTTGAAGTCGCTGCCCCACTCCAAGCCTATTTCCGAATCAATGCCGAGAACATGGGGCAGTTTGAACGGACGCTGATAATCGCCGATAAGGGTTCGCGTGTGCATTACATAGAAGGCTGCACCGCACCAATTTACTCGACCGACTCGCTGCACTCGGCTGTCGTAGAATTGGTTGCCCTTGAAGGCTCCTACATTCGATACACAACGATTCAGAACTGGTCGCGCAATATCTATAATCTCGTCACCAAGCGGGCTTCAGCCTTCAAGGATGCCACTATCGAGTGGGTTGATGGTAACATCGGCTCGCGCTTGACGATGAAGTATCCCTGCATCCAGTTACTGGGGGAGGGTGCCAAGGGGGAAATGCTGACGGTTGCCTTTGCCGGAGTCGATCAACATCAGGATACTGGCGGCAAGATGATCCACGCCGCTCCGAATACGTCATCGCGCATTACCTCGAAGTCAATTTCCAAGGACAACGGACGTTCTTCGTACCGTGGTTTGATCAAGGTTCATAAGAATGCCACAGACGTTAAGGTGTCAGTGGAATGCGATGCTCTGCTTATTGGCGAAGAGGCCCGTAGCGACACCTACCCGACAATGGAGATTGACCAGGATCAGATTCGAGTTGAACACGAAGCCCGCGTCTCCAAGGTGGCCGAGGAACAATTGTTCTATCTGACCAGTCGTGGTTTGAGCGAAGATGAAGCCCGGCTTTTGATCGTCAACGGTTTCATGGAACCATTCACCAAGGAATTGCCACTTGAGTACGCGGTGGAACTGAACCGCCTCATTGAGCTTGAGATGGAAGGTTCGGTGGGTTGA
- a CDS encoding non-heme iron oxygenase ferredoxin subunit — MAGFVKVASVDEIPPGTIKAFEVDFTPILICNVEGHFYAVADECSHEEVSMANGRLMDNEIICQRHGARFSVIDGSVLGPPAVVPIETFKTKIEDNNVYIEVD, encoded by the coding sequence ATGGCTGGATTTGTGAAAGTAGCCAGTGTCGATGAAATCCCGCCGGGGACGATAAAGGCTTTTGAAGTAGATTTTACACCGATTTTAATCTGCAACGTCGAGGGACATTTCTATGCCGTGGCCGACGAGTGCTCACACGAGGAGGTCTCAATGGCCAACGGTCGTCTCATGGACAATGAGATTATCTGCCAGCGTCATGGTGCCCGTTTCAGCGTGATTGATGGATCGGTTCTGGGACCACCGGCAGTGGTGCCGATTGAGACATTCAAGACTAAGATAGAAGACAACAATGTCTACATAGAGGTTGACTGA
- the sufD gene encoding Fe-S cluster assembly protein SufD, with protein sequence MNKSITDTSIETTSLIPESALSSNGEPQWLHEMRIAALKDYNEAALPPRGVALWRYTDPTRFLIDPDQLVAKSSSDSCHELAVSDRDRVDIDRVAALVTDCCGREIEINAGSNLGDKVILSSLISAMDTHEDLIRKYLGQLVNSKTGKFEATNTALWQDGLFVYVPDNTAVEKPIHLLRYACGAGTTYLPRLLVVLGRNARLTLIDEYIGGSAMTDDGYAAVNGAVEIFGGENSRCNYVSLQRQATGTRMYLSHRSRIERGAGAFTIPLALGGGISKQSFGVDLNGEGAESNIYGLLFGAGRQQFDNHTLHHHGAGHTISNIDFKVVLRDKARSAYTGLIRIDQPARACEAYQENRNLLLNTGTRAETIPELEILNEDVQCSHGATIGPVDPEMVFFLEARGIAREQAIAMIVSGFVAGTLEHIPETLRNRLVEVVRKRLEEN encoded by the coding sequence ATGAACAAATCTATTACAGACACATCAATAGAAACCACCAGCCTTATCCCGGAATCAGCGTTGAGTTCAAATGGCGAACCGCAGTGGTTGCACGAGATGCGCATCGCGGCTCTGAAGGACTACAATGAAGCAGCTCTGCCACCGCGCGGAGTAGCGCTATGGCGTTATACCGACCCGACTCGTTTCCTGATTGACCCGGACCAACTTGTTGCAAAATCATCGAGCGATAGTTGCCATGAGCTGGCTGTCAGTGATCGTGATCGAGTGGATATTGACCGTGTTGCCGCTCTTGTCACGGACTGCTGTGGCCGGGAGATTGAAATCAATGCTGGCAGTAATCTGGGAGACAAAGTAATTTTGTCCTCTTTGATATCGGCCATGGATACGCACGAAGACCTGATTCGTAAATATCTGGGACAGCTTGTTAACAGTAAGACGGGCAAGTTCGAAGCTACCAATACCGCATTATGGCAGGACGGTCTGTTTGTTTACGTGCCCGACAACACGGCAGTTGAAAAACCGATTCACCTGTTACGGTACGCCTGCGGTGCTGGAACGACATACTTACCGCGTCTGCTGGTCGTACTTGGTCGAAATGCCCGGCTCACTCTGATTGACGAGTACATCGGCGGTAGTGCCATGACCGATGACGGCTATGCTGCTGTCAACGGTGCTGTTGAGATTTTCGGTGGAGAAAACAGCCGATGCAACTACGTTTCTCTGCAGAGACAGGCAACGGGTACGAGAATGTACCTTAGTCATCGGAGCCGTATTGAACGAGGAGCTGGTGCTTTCACTATTCCGCTTGCGCTGGGTGGGGGCATCTCCAAGCAGAGCTTCGGTGTCGATCTCAACGGCGAAGGAGCCGAGAGCAACATCTATGGTCTGCTTTTTGGTGCCGGGCGTCAGCAGTTCGACAACCACACACTGCATCATCATGGCGCTGGTCACACAATCTCGAACATTGATTTCAAAGTGGTTCTTCGCGACAAGGCTCGTTCGGCTTATACCGGTCTGATTCGGATCGATCAGCCAGCCCGGGCATGCGAAGCGTATCAGGAAAATCGCAATCTGCTGCTTAATACGGGAACCAGAGCCGAGACTATTCCTGAACTGGAAATCCTCAACGAGGATGTCCAGTGTTCGCATGGCGCCACGATTGGCCCTGTTGATCCGGAGATGGTGTTTTTTCTTGAAGCTCGAGGCATAGCGAGAGAGCAGGCAATCGCCATGATTGTGTCGGGTTTTGTTGCGGGAACACTGGAACACATTCCCGAAACTCTGCGAAACCGCCTTGTAGAAGTCGTCCGGAAACGGTTAGAGGAAAACTGA
- the nadA gene encoding quinolinate synthase NadA produces the protein MYYSLPQEYREAKPDEIRSRLHEVKDKLGSKLLVLTHHYQRIEVVEFGDHLGDSYGLSKIAADQNEVEIIAFCGVHFMAEAADILTSDRQTVYLPNPLAGCPMADMADMADVMEAWECLQEFGGAEKITPISYMNTTAALKAFTGRNGGLICTSSNADAALKWAFEQREKVFFFPDQHLGRNTAFKMGFGPDEIITWDFTRSNGGLTGDQLTAAKVILWKGHCHVHTNFRPEHVSEVREKYPDAKVIVHPECANEVVRLTDGSGSTSYIVNYCEEAPAGSTIAIGTEINLINRMAQKYPDKTIFELSGQTCPVCANMYRTTLGDLLYTLEHHDELTPVHVDEPDRSEALVALEKMLQIV, from the coding sequence GTGTATTATTCGTTGCCCCAGGAATATCGTGAAGCCAAACCGGACGAGATTCGGTCCCGGCTGCACGAAGTTAAGGATAAGCTGGGCAGCAAGCTACTTGTTCTTACCCACCATTACCAACGCATTGAGGTTGTCGAGTTTGGGGATCATCTGGGTGACAGCTATGGTCTTTCAAAGATCGCTGCGGACCAGAACGAAGTAGAAATCATCGCCTTTTGTGGCGTGCATTTTATGGCCGAGGCGGCTGACATTCTCACTTCTGACCGGCAGACAGTGTATCTACCCAATCCGTTAGCCGGTTGCCCGATGGCTGATATGGCGGACATGGCTGATGTTATGGAAGCCTGGGAATGTTTGCAGGAGTTCGGCGGGGCAGAAAAAATCACACCCATTTCATATATGAACACAACCGCCGCGCTAAAGGCTTTCACCGGTCGTAATGGCGGACTGATATGTACTTCGTCGAATGCCGATGCCGCTCTGAAGTGGGCGTTTGAACAACGCGAGAAAGTATTCTTTTTCCCCGATCAACACCTGGGCAGGAATACTGCTTTCAAGATGGGGTTTGGTCCCGATGAGATCATAACCTGGGATTTCACTCGTTCCAATGGGGGATTGACCGGTGATCAATTGACCGCCGCGAAAGTTATCCTGTGGAAAGGACATTGTCACGTTCATACGAATTTCCGTCCTGAGCATGTTAGCGAAGTCCGTGAGAAATATCCCGACGCGAAAGTGATAGTGCATCCTGAATGTGCCAATGAGGTTGTCCGTCTGACCGACGGAAGCGGCTCTACTTCGTATATTGTCAATTACTGCGAAGAAGCCCCCGCCGGGTCAACAATCGCCATTGGAACTGAGATAAATCTCATCAATCGGATGGCGCAGAAATATCCCGACAAGACAATTTTTGAACTCTCCGGCCAAACCTGTCCCGTCTGCGCTAATATGTACCGGACAACGCTTGGGGACCTGCTGTACACTCTCGAGCATCACGATGAATTAACACCAGTGCATGTGGACGAGCCGGATCGATCTGAGGCCCTCGTGGCGTTGGAGAAGATGCTCCAGATAGTGTAG
- a CDS encoding DNA alkylation repair protein, with translation MKPTCNAILNELRRQIAENDKPENRSNYQRFHKEKLKDPEGLKTPILRKISNRCFKDVKPLTVSDVLKLCDGILATRDRYMRFFAFDWALKVKNGYVVKDINLFEVWLKKYVDNWGSCDHLCTGAIGCHVLQFPDDVRRTMKWTRSKNRWLRRASAVSLIVPVRQRELLNEVFATADILLMDDDDLVQKGYGWMLKEATHEFPDEVFAYVMKHKDRMPRTALRYAIEKLPADIRKKAMKKG, from the coding sequence ATGAAACCAACTTGTAACGCGATCTTAAACGAACTTAGACGACAAATCGCCGAGAACGACAAACCTGAAAACAGGTCCAATTACCAACGCTTCCACAAAGAGAAACTCAAAGACCCCGAAGGTCTCAAGACACCAATTCTGAGGAAGATTTCCAATCGCTGCTTCAAAGACGTGAAACCGCTTACCGTGTCTGATGTACTGAAACTTTGTGACGGGATATTGGCCACTCGTGACCGATATATGCGGTTCTTTGCCTTCGACTGGGCATTGAAAGTAAAGAACGGTTACGTCGTCAAAGATATCAATCTCTTCGAGGTCTGGCTGAAGAAATATGTCGACAACTGGGGGTCATGCGATCACCTCTGTACCGGGGCTATTGGCTGTCATGTTCTCCAGTTCCCCGACGATGTCCGCCGGACGATGAAATGGACGCGGTCGAAAAACCGATGGCTCCGCCGTGCCTCGGCTGTCAGTCTCATCGTACCTGTTCGACAACGGGAACTACTTAATGAGGTGTTTGCGACTGCGGATATCTTGCTAATGGATGACGACGATCTTGTTCAAAAGGGGTATGGCTGGATGCTCAAGGAAGCGACGCATGAGTTCCCGGATGAAGTTTTCGCGTATGTGATGAAACACAAAGACCGGATGCCGCGCACGGCCCTACGATATGCGATTGAAAAACTCCCGGCTGATATACGCAAGAAGGCAATGAAGAAGGGGTGA